The window AGACCGATAAACTGACCGTCCGCATCCTGCAGCACAGTCCCTACCCTTTTGGACAACTCAAAAATATTCATTTCCCGTGTGTCTTTTCCGCTGATTTTCAGACTCCCCTGTATCTCTCCTTTATAAGAAAATGGGATCAGACCATTTAAGCAGTTTCCAATCGTACTTTTCCCGCTGCCGCTGGAACCGACTATCAGGACCTTTTCTCCTTCATATATTTTTAAATTAATATCATGAAGTGTAGGCTCTGCCTGGCTGAAATATTGAAACTGAAAGTGCTCAAATTCTATAACCGGCGTTTTCTCTGTCTGACTCATAGACTCCCCCTCCTTTATAGTCGGCATTGTATCTGATATTTTCCCAAACGGAAATAATATTTGATTCTGCCAATGGCCCGGTTTCCTTCATCATACAGCAATTGCTCAATATGGAGAAGCGGAGCTTTCGGCTTTACTCCCAGATAGGGAATCACCTGTTCGTCTGCCTCGATCACCTGGATGTTCACCTGGGCATTTTCTGCCTTTCTATAAATATCCTGATCCATGAACTCAAGCAATGCTTCTTCCGAATCAAGGTCTATCTGCCATTTAGTCAATATATCTACCGGTATTTGCAGGAAACTCTGGCCTATGGGGCCGTTTTCACTTTCATATACATTATTGCTTGCCAATACATCCTCAGCTTCGGAAAGCCCCAGTTTTTCACGGGCAATCCGGGTGGGAGGCCCGAAATTATAATCCATGGTGATATGAACGATATCCTCCAATGCGTCTTCTGAAAGGAAATTATAAATCTTCCTTTTACGCCTCTTTTCCTTATCATAGGACACATATGTGCCCTTTCCCTGATGCTTATGGATATAACCATCCTGAGTCAGGATTGCAAGGGCCTGCCTCAGTGTGTTGCGGCTGATGCGGTATTTTTCCGAAAGCACCGTCTCTGAGGGAAGCCTGCTTCCTTTTTCGTAAACCCCGGACACGATATCGCTGTATATCTGGTTATAGGCAGGAATATAGGAGGGGAGCCTGCCCCTTGCCCCTGAATTTTCTTCTGCCGTCAGTGTCGCCCATTCTCCCATGTATCTGAATCCGATCCGGTAATAAAGGTTATGCTCCTCTCCCCTGCTGCAAAACAGACAGGGAAGCTTGCCCTTAGCAAGTATTTGCCTGCACAGTGCGCTCACCACCTGGCTCGCCAGCTTCTTCCCTCTTGCCGCAGACTCCACTGCCACCCCGCCGATCATAGTGGTCTCCTCGCATTCTGCAGTACTGTTTGCATGGGCAATGATCCTTCCGTTTTCCCGGATCAGGTAATGGATTCCGCAGTTCCTGCGAATCCGGTCTTCAATCATCTGCTTTGATGCATAAAGGCTTCTCATCTCAGGAATGCTCTGGAGAAATGCAAATATATCATCCACATCTTCCCCTGAAGCCTGCTGGATTCCGGTATTTTCCTCCATCAGGCTGCCTGGATCACAGAGTAAATACAGCCCTCTTGCTTCCAGCCTGTGATCGGACAAAATCCGCTGCACCGCTTTTACATCCTTTATCTTTCCCATGACCACATCCGGTATGTACTCCGAAAGCAGCTGTTTTAAAAAGGAAATATTAATATTCCCATTCTTGCTGTAAAGGAGAAGGTTCTGGTAAAAACAAAGATAAACTCCCTGGCACTCTTCCTCCTCAATATCCATATAAACTGTCTGAAATTTTTCGTCAAACCCAAAGTCCACTATATCTGCCAGCATAAACGTATTGTAGACAGGCTCCTGCTTCAGATAGGCAAGCAAGGCAGGGCGGTCCTGCGACCCGCATTCTTTCACCATAAAGTGCCCCTCCTTTGACATGATCTATTTCAATCCTCATCCTGCATTCACATACAAACACAGAATGGACCGGCAGCTGCACTGCCGTCAACCTTGTTTTGGCGGTTTCTCTGACGCCTGCAGAGGTTGAAAACATCTTCGCTGATTTTATTAAAAAAAAATGCAGAGCAAATATTCACGTGATTGTGAAGATTCGTTCTGCTTGTCCTTGTCAAAAACCAGCTTGTTGAACAAGCTGGTTTCAGTATAATCTATGCATTTTTAATTGTCAAGCCGGAATATCAGTCATCGTAAATTATCCGGGGAGCCTTTCTTATTGTAATTCTCCAGTTTGTTCCTGTTCCAATATTATATGCCCTTGAGAAATTCCCCTGGTTAATCGCCACTGCCATGCAGTCCAGGCTGTTCACATATACCAGTGGTTCTCCCACATATACATCGGCAAAGCTTTTAGCGTAAACCAAAATGTTTTTATATAAGGTACGGGTCTCATTTTCAATGCTGATTTCCACCCTTCCGCCGTGGCTTACTCCCAGGCTTTTAAAAAGCGCTCTCGGAATATTTGTCCATAGGCTTCCAAACCTCACATCCAGCACATCAATGGTTCCGCTTACCTTTTCTCCATCATAGACAGCCTCCACAACCGGCAGCTCAATGACGCTTTCCGTGGGAACCTCCGGCCCTACTTCCTCAAAAGTGATGATCCCTGCTGCCAGCCTTGCTCCTGTATAAGCGTAAATATCCCGTCCATGAAAGGTATAGCTTTCACCTGAATTGGGGAGACGGTTGACACTCTCATCAATGACCCGAGCGCTTTCCAAGCCGGTAATCCTCTTTACATGGGTCAGGGTTCCGTTATCCGGGGAAACTATGTATTGCCCGTTCTTTGTCCGCACCACGATACTGCGCCTGGTAGAACCTACCCCCGGATCAACCACACTGACAAAAACTGAACCCTCTGACCAGTAGCCCACAGTCTGAATCAGCCGGTAGGAGGCTTCCCAGATATCATACTGGGGAATCTCATGAGTCAGATCTGAAATATTCAAATCTCCTGATACGCCGTAAGCAACTCCGTACATGGCGCTGACCGCGCCGTCTGCCATTCCAAAATCCGACTGTAAAATAAGTGGTTTCTTCATGATTTATCTTTCCTTTTGGCTAAGGGTTTTCGAGAATGCCCTTGCAAGGTCAGTATAAAAGTTTTTTATTTCTCTGTCAAG of the Lacrimispora indolis DSM 755 genome contains:
- a CDS encoding SAM hydrolase/SAM-dependent halogenase family protein, with translation MKKPLILQSDFGMADGAVSAMYGVAYGVSGDLNISDLTHEIPQYDIWEASYRLIQTVGYWSEGSVFVSVVDPGVGSTRRSIVVRTKNGQYIVSPDNGTLTHVKRITGLESARVIDESVNRLPNSGESYTFHGRDIYAYTGARLAAGIITFEEVGPEVPTESVIELPVVEAVYDGEKVSGTIDVLDVRFGSLWTNIPRALFKSLGVSHGGRVEISIENETRTLYKNILVYAKSFADVYVGEPLVYVNSLDCMAVAINQGNFSRAYNIGTGTNWRITIRKAPRIIYDD
- a CDS encoding GNAT family N-acetyltransferase, yielding MVKECGSQDRPALLAYLKQEPVYNTFMLADIVDFGFDEKFQTVYMDIEEEECQGVYLCFYQNLLLYSKNGNINISFLKQLLSEYIPDVVMGKIKDVKAVQRILSDHRLEARGLYLLCDPGSLMEENTGIQQASGEDVDDIFAFLQSIPEMRSLYASKQMIEDRIRRNCGIHYLIRENGRIIAHANSTAECEETTMIGGVAVESAARGKKLASQVVSALCRQILAKGKLPCLFCSRGEEHNLYYRIGFRYMGEWATLTAEENSGARGRLPSYIPAYNQIYSDIVSGVYEKGSRLPSETVLSEKYRISRNTLRQALAILTQDGYIHKHQGKGTYVSYDKEKRRKRKIYNFLSEDALEDIVHITMDYNFGPPTRIAREKLGLSEAEDVLASNNVYESENGPIGQSFLQIPVDILTKWQIDLDSEEALLEFMDQDIYRKAENAQVNIQVIEADEQVIPYLGVKPKAPLLHIEQLLYDEGNRAIGRIKYYFRLGKYQIQCRL